A part of Campylobacter ureolyticus ACS-301-V-Sch3b genomic DNA contains:
- the upp gene encoding uracil phosphoribosyltransferase yields the protein MKNIKHITHPLIEHKLTFLRDVKTDPFQFRMLIDEITYLLIFEACRDLELKDVKVQTPVSTANCKKLKTKVMICPILRAALGMLDAVFKIIPDASVGFLGFQRDEKSLEANFFYAKLPDDYKNRTAIVIDPMFATGGTAIEAVKFLKQKGVKNIKFISIIAAPEGLKKFSEKFPDVNVYVSAIDEGLNEKGYIVPGLGDAGDRVFNTLS from the coding sequence ATGAAAAATATAAAGCACATAACTCATCCTTTAATAGAACATAAACTTACCTTTTTAAGAGATGTTAAAACTGATCCTTTTCAGTTTAGAATGCTTATTGATGAGATAACATATCTTTTAATTTTTGAAGCTTGCAGGGATTTAGAATTAAAAGATGTAAAAGTTCAAACACCAGTTTCAACTGCAAATTGCAAAAAACTAAAAACAAAAGTTATGATTTGCCCGATTTTACGAGCTGCTCTTGGTATGCTTGATGCAGTGTTTAAGATTATTCCTGATGCAAGTGTTGGATTTTTGGGATTTCAAAGAGATGAAAAAAGCCTAGAAGCAAATTTCTTTTATGCAAAACTTCCAGATGATTATAAAAACAGAACCGCAATTGTAATTGATCCAATGTTTGCAACCGGTGGGACAGCTATTGAAGCAGTTAAGTTTTTAAAACAAAAAGGCGTTAAGAATATTAAATTTATCTCTATTATAGCAGCACCAGAAGGACTTAAGAAATTTAGTGAGAAATTTCCAGATGTTAATGTATATGTCTCAGCCATAGATGAGGGCTTAAATGAAAAAGGCTATATCGTTCCAGGGCTTGGAGATGCTGGAGATAGGGTTTTTAATACCTTAAGTTAG
- a CDS encoding nicotinate phosphoribosyltransferase, producing the protein MKNLALFTDFYQLSMMQGYFEEKKDTVAIFDVYFRKHPSNGGYAILCGINEVVDYIKNLKFSDDDIRYLKGLNSFSKDFLNYLKEFKFSSEIYAMEEGSVVFTHEPLIRVKANILEAQLIETAILNIVNFQTLIATKSSRIVRSAAGDGVMEFGLRRAQSRSAGFYGAKASIVGGCVATSNVEAAKEFDIKVAGTHSHSWVQSFDNELESFRAYAKIYPNNALLLVDTYDALSSGVPNAITVFKELKEKGFKPLGIRIDSGDLEYLSKEARIMLDNAGFKEAIIVGSNDLDEYSIQHLKDGGAKIDSWGVGTRMITSSDDASLGGVYKLSGVVKNGEIIPKMKISNDPRKINNPGYKQVYRFYDKDTNKALADLITLDDEKLEDINEVEIFHPLYTYKRKKLSNFYAKKLLKPLFIDGKFVGKKKSVNEIAKFTQSELKTMWEEYLRNIKPQSYKVDLSQKLWDIREKIINNHKA; encoded by the coding sequence ATGAAAAATTTAGCTCTTTTTACCGATTTTTACCAACTTAGTATGATGCAAGGGTATTTTGAAGAAAAAAAAGATACCGTAGCCATTTTTGATGTTTACTTTAGAAAACATCCTAGCAATGGTGGATATGCCATACTTTGTGGTATAAATGAAGTGGTTGATTATATTAAAAATTTGAAATTTAGCGATGATGATATAAGGTATTTGAAGGGCTTAAATTCTTTTAGCAAAGATTTTTTAAACTATTTAAAAGAGTTTAAATTTAGCAGTGAAATTTATGCTATGGAAGAGGGAAGTGTTGTATTTACACATGAGCCACTCATTAGAGTAAAAGCAAATATTTTAGAAGCTCAGCTAATTGAAACTGCTATTTTAAATATTGTAAATTTTCAAACATTGATTGCTACAAAAAGCTCACGAATTGTAAGAAGTGCAGCAGGTGATGGTGTTATGGAATTTGGACTAAGAAGAGCTCAAAGCAGAAGCGCTGGATTTTATGGTGCAAAAGCTTCAATAGTAGGTGGTTGCGTGGCAACTTCAAATGTTGAAGCTGCAAAAGAATTTGATATAAAAGTAGCTGGAACACACTCTCATTCTTGGGTTCAAAGTTTTGATAATGAACTTGAAAGTTTTAGAGCTTATGCAAAAATTTATCCAAACAATGCCCTTTTGCTTGTTGATACTTATGATGCTTTAAGTAGCGGTGTTCCAAATGCAATTACAGTTTTTAAAGAGTTAAAAGAAAAAGGTTTTAAGCCTCTTGGCATTAGGATAGATTCTGGAGATTTAGAGTATTTGAGCAAAGAAGCTAGAATTATGCTTGATAATGCCGGCTTTAAAGAAGCTATTATTGTTGGTTCAAACGACCTTGATGAGTATAGCATACAGCATTTAAAAGATGGTGGAGCAAAGATTGATAGTTGGGGTGTTGGAACAAGGATGATAACTTCAAGCGATGATGCATCACTTGGTGGGGTTTATAAATTAAGCGGGGTTGTAAAAAATGGTGAAATTATACCTAAAATGAAAATTTCAAATGACCCAAGAAAGATAAATAACCCAGGATATAAACAAGTATATAGATTTTATGATAAAGACACAAACAAAGCTTTAGCAGATCTTATAACCTTAGATGATGAAAAATTAGAAGATATTAATGAAGTAGAAATTTTTCACCCACTTTATACATATAAGAGAAAAAAACTTTCAAATTTTTATGCTAAAAAACTTTTAAAACCACTTTTTATAGATGGCAAATTTGTAGGCAAGAAAAAAAGTGTAAATGAGATAGCTAAATTTACACAATCTGAGCTTAAAACTATGTGGGAAGAGTATTTAAGAAACATAAAACCACAAAGTTACAAAGTAGATTTATCTCAAAAGCTATGGGATATAAGAGAAAAAATTATAAACAATCATAAAGCTTAA
- a CDS encoding malic enzyme-like NAD(P)-binding protein, translated as MAKYTKKDALNYHIGGKIEINVKTPFESAGDLTLAYSPGVAEPCKEIEADESLAYKYTNKKNLVAVISNGTAVLGLGNIGASASKPVMEGKAVLFKKFAGIDAFDIEINETDPKKLVEICRAISPTFGGINLEDIKAPECFYVEKELKASTNIPVMHDDQHGTAIITTAGLINALKINGKKPEDIKIVVSGSGAAGIACAKMYKNVGVKHILMLDSKGVIHSKRDNLSPEKKEFAIETEARTLDDAINGADMFLGLSKGGILTKDMVKSMAKDPIIFALANPVPEIYPEEVKEVRDDAMVGTGRSDYPNQVNNVLGFPYIFRGALDVEARYITEDMKMAAAKALAKLAREEVTSEVCKMMGVDKISFGRDYIIPNPFDKRVLFAVAPAVAKAAFDGGVAGIKEFDEKAYKEELKKIKL; from the coding sequence ATGGCAAAATATACAAAAAAAGATGCCTTAAACTATCACATTGGTGGAAAAATTGAAATAAATGTAAAAACCCCTTTTGAAAGTGCAGGCGATTTAACTTTAGCCTATAGTCCAGGAGTTGCAGAGCCTTGCAAAGAAATAGAGGCTGATGAAAGTCTAGCTTACAAATATACAAACAAAAAGAATTTAGTAGCAGTAATTAGCAATGGAACTGCAGTTTTGGGTCTTGGAAATATTGGAGCAAGTGCCAGTAAGCCAGTAATGGAAGGAAAAGCTGTTTTATTTAAGAAATTTGCTGGAATTGATGCTTTTGATATTGAGATTAATGAAACAGATCCTAAAAAATTAGTTGAAATTTGTAGGGCGATTTCTCCAACATTTGGTGGAATAAATTTAGAAGATATTAAAGCGCCTGAGTGTTTTTATGTAGAAAAAGAGTTAAAAGCAAGCACAAATATCCCTGTAATGCACGATGATCAGCACGGAACTGCCATTATTACAACAGCTGGGCTAATAAATGCTTTAAAAATTAATGGTAAAAAACCAGAAGATATAAAAATAGTAGTAAGTGGAAGTGGAGCAGCTGGAATTGCGTGCGCTAAGATGTATAAAAATGTAGGCGTAAAGCATATTTTAATGCTTGATTCAAAAGGTGTTATTCATAGCAAAAGAGATAATTTATCACCTGAGAAAAAAGAATTTGCCATTGAAACAGAAGCTAGAACTTTAGATGATGCTATAAATGGCGCAGATATGTTTTTAGGACTTAGTAAAGGTGGAATTTTAACAAAAGATATGGTTAAATCAATGGCAAAAGATCCAATAATCTTTGCTCTTGCAAATCCTGTGCCTGAAATTTATCCAGAAGAGGTAAAAGAAGTAAGAGATGATGCGATGGTTGGAACTGGAAGAAGTGACTATCCAAATCAAGTAAATAATGTTTTAGGTTTTCCATATATTTTTAGAGGCGCATTGGATGTTGAGGCAAGATATATAACTGAAGATATGAAAATGGCAGCTGCAAAAGCATTAGCAAAACTTGCAAGAGAAGAGGTTACAAGCGAAGTTTGCAAGATGATGGGCGTAGATAAAATTTCTTTTGGAAGAGATTATATAATTCCAAATCCTTTTGATAAAAGAGTTTTATTTGCTGTTGCTCCAGCAGTTGCAAAAGCTGCATTTGATGGTGGTGTAGCAGGCATTAAAGAATTTGATGAAAAAGCCTATAAAGAAGAGCTTAAAAAAATAAAACTATGA
- the gltX gene encoding glutamate--tRNA ligase, whose translation MKGKIMIVTRFAPSPTGYLHIGGLRTALYNYLYARANNGKFLLRIEDTDLKRNKIEATNAIIEAFKWCKLDYDGELVYQSDRFDIYKKYIQKLLDEGKAYKCYMTKDELDELRKSQEAMKIRPKYDGRYRDFKGTPPAGIDPVIRIKAPISGTIEFKDGVKGEVKFNVDDMLDDFIIARSDGSPTYNFTVVIDDALMGVTDVIRGDDHLSNTPKQIILYEALGFKTPNFYHVAMINGPDGQKLSKRHGATDVMEYKKMGYLSEALLNFLVRLGWSHGDDEIFSMKELKELFDPHNLSKSSSSFNQSKLEWLNQHYIKNASFERLSHELKEFDLNLDEVKHAKLLIDSIKERSVTLLQMKEMANSILNKPQSYNEKAYKKFINENSLKLLASFAEILDKDMSALEYEELTNKFLEKNEAKLKDLAQPLRIAITGNSVSPSIFEVLEILGSDEVKQRIKNLINKSKEI comes from the coding sequence ATAAAAGGAAAAATTATGATTGTAACTCGTTTTGCTCCTTCTCCGACTGGATATCTTCATATCGGCGGGCTTAGGACGGCACTTTATAACTACTTATATGCAAGAGCAAATAATGGAAAATTTCTACTTCGAATTGAGGATACTGATTTAAAAAGAAATAAGATAGAAGCTACAAATGCGATTATAGAAGCATTTAAATGGTGCAAACTTGACTATGATGGCGAGCTTGTTTATCAAAGTGATAGATTTGACATATATAAAAAATATATACAAAAACTTTTAGATGAAGGTAAAGCTTATAAATGTTATATGACTAAAGACGAGCTTGATGAACTTAGAAAAAGTCAAGAAGCGATGAAAATTCGTCCAAAATATGACGGGAGATATAGGGATTTTAAAGGAACACCTCCAGCAGGAATTGATCCAGTAATTCGTATAAAAGCTCCAATTAGTGGAACTATAGAATTTAAAGATGGTGTAAAAGGTGAAGTTAAATTTAATGTTGATGATATGTTGGATGATTTTATAATCGCAAGAAGCGATGGAAGTCCTACATATAATTTTACAGTTGTAATTGATGATGCATTAATGGGCGTAACTGATGTAATTAGAGGTGATGACCACCTTTCAAATACGCCAAAACAAATTATTTTATATGAGGCACTTGGTTTTAAAACTCCAAATTTTTATCATGTTGCCATGATTAACGGACCTGATGGACAAAAGCTTTCCAAAAGACACGGTGCAACCGATGTTATGGAATATAAAAAAATGGGTTATTTAAGTGAGGCTTTATTAAATTTCTTAGTAAGGCTTGGCTGGAGTCATGGTGATGATGAAATTTTTTCAATGAAAGAGTTAAAAGAGCTTTTTGATCCACATAATCTTTCAAAATCTTCAAGTAGCTTTAACCAAAGTAAACTAGAATGGTTAAATCAACACTACATAAAAAATGCAAGCTTTGAAAGACTATCTCATGAGCTAAAAGAATTTGACCTTAACCTAGATGAGGTAAAACATGCAAAACTTTTAATAGATAGTATAAAAGAACGCTCAGTCACACTTTTACAAATGAAAGAGATGGCAAATTCTATCCTTAACAAACCACAAAGTTATAATGAAAAAGCTTATAAAAAATTTATTAATGAAAATAGTTTAAAATTACTTGCAAGTTTTGCTGAAATTTTAGATAAAGATATGAGTGCTTTAGAATATGAGGAACTAACAAATAAATTTTTAGAAAAAAATGAAGCAAAACTAAAAGACTTAGCTCAACCTTTAAGGATAGCAATAACTGGCAATAGCGTAAGTCCGTCTATTTTTGAAGTGCTTGAAATTTTAGGAAGCGATGAAGTAAAACAAAGAATTAAAAATTTAATAAACAAATCTAAGGAGATATAA
- a CDS encoding SurA N-terminal domain-containing protein has translation MKKKLIFLLMLGFSVANAGMVNWVVAKVNNEPITNFEVFDTMKKIKTSNQDTALQFLINEKLQASEIKKRGIRVAPYEVTNAIEEIAKKEGKTPEEFKNTLIKQGVNFDEFRSNLAKDIQTQKLLGGIFAKADKKITPESVKQFYESNPMLFMSFESVNATRFAAKTKKEIENVIRGKVGASVYSHKITIPKSSLNEQTAFAFLNMKDGEFTPIMDHPQGFYEVLRIDSKNGVKKVDFETAKDQVFEMFAKNERRKTVDDYFEKLRANAIIEVLPPRK, from the coding sequence ATGAAAAAAAAGTTAATTTTTTTACTTATGCTTGGCTTTAGTGTGGCCAATGCAGGTATGGTAAATTGGGTTGTTGCGAAGGTAAATAATGAACCAATTACGAATTTTGAAGTTTTTGATACAATGAAAAAAATAAAAACTTCCAATCAAGACACAGCACTACAATTTCTAATAAATGAAAAACTACAAGCCTCAGAAATTAAAAAAAGAGGTATAAGAGTTGCACCTTATGAGGTTACAAATGCAATTGAAGAAATTGCTAAAAAAGAGGGAAAAACACCTGAAGAGTTTAAAAATACTCTTATAAAACAAGGAGTAAATTTCGATGAGTTTAGATCAAATTTGGCAAAAGACATACAAACTCAAAAACTTTTAGGTGGAATTTTTGCAAAAGCTGATAAAAAAATAACTCCTGAAAGTGTAAAACAGTTCTATGAGAGCAATCCTATGCTTTTTATGAGTTTTGAATCAGTAAACGCAACTAGATTTGCCGCTAAAACAAAAAAAGAGATTGAAAATGTTATACGTGGAAAAGTAGGAGCATCTGTTTATTCTCATAAAATTACAATCCCAAAATCATCTCTTAATGAACAAACTGCATTTGCTTTTTTAAATATGAAAGATGGGGAATTTACTCCTATTATGGACCATCCACAAGGATTTTATGAGGTTTTAAGAATCGATTCTAAAAATGGAGTTAAAAAAGTGGATTTTGAAACTGCAAAAGATCAAGTTTTTGAAATGTTTGCTAAAAATGAAAGACGAAAAACAGTTGATGATTATTTTGAAAAACTAAGAGCAAATGCCATCATAGAAGTTTTACCTCCTAGAAAATAA
- a CDS encoding autotransporter outer membrane beta-barrel domain-containing protein, which produces MNMRNHIRFSWQENKIFSLVCAVFICSSLNASPITNELLKDPEPTVVYKIDDYDKVKIFNDKSNRVQGLIKNDKVTSTIDGKLEDKSKTLTIKGKEETEKSPVYLYSTTIGANENTEVNLYGLKGQHFLIGGKGIIKKDDKGDKFLDFMASDKNAVVNVSFLEAKHNPASPSWTDYYKNQKAGVFNIDILNGTLNLNIGNKSRSKDNTTAEKINVIGKNSILNASKTSVRPAMSFLIDEGGKANFADTYVYSPEILVKNGKLNAENGGLLQTQKFNVGKDGEVNINNVRIKGTNTGVNNTITIDGGKLNVTDPKIQAKNFIITNNGIVNLTSEKPADEKLLNEDKAKDEAVFIEYGGGINVDSGKFIAKNLPLYNKGSIIIKNGELDIKDSKISTSQNFYVKEGGKATLDNTKYTGQEGINVEKGGEFKAKNKSNINFTNQSSHINGKAIFDDSTINSDTIFIKDGGEFIVKDSTAKIKQVTAQKGGKAEFLNSTIEKHKKGNYFWSADGGDISFINSNINNISSLGAENDGAINLVNAKINNISGIFVHDGKFNAIDSVINLKNHFVIRDDKGKAILDNSSLKASSLGGHIDLKNKVTLDIEKDKYTYRSNGADHSIDIYANVENATDIIKKGKSNLIFKDYKDNFKGNLNIEDGSLTLDGDFTLAKDKTLSMKYQGQNGGILKANKMDLKNGNLFVNLQKDASGVETTIAKTKDGLSFDKSKAKLEDNSLNSAYSLTQKDNNLILTKKDLDGRLILSKLDHVIKKDSKVYVDSSDPDYIDDAHKNSRNDKNEKGQIVKVKTEGAKLVIADVNVKSKGEGENKDNESFDITKDSYLLINNSKSEVDGLNILENSTLKLQEKSDITATNLYVDKTSKMSMEKRDSADEADKVNIIVKNAKLDGIANIGKDSTFKAENLNLGQNSKIDSKGTLETKSLKLTGSNIEASNLKIDKKATMSGGNLNIENAEFNREITIDKNTNLKANIFKAKNGNLNINDANIDLKDATINSKVDVKNSAMKTEKLSLAGNSTFDNVKYTTKHFEFKGDSLLIKNSVFNTTGDSSFIVSGDTNIDNSQTSHINMTLGKDKKTTAAIDNKTTLTVKNTLTFGPNDATLNLNNDAVLKVSKIAKDTSGSHNINVTNSTVELLDGGKLFSDFKDNDLNFKIKNAIFKTDGEKTINHSISGENFTKIGKGTIKTPFKNWKNTKVKEGVLNFTDSVVFKDEKLAISNGAIVKGDKDVTFDKSSTLEIGAKGDGIKNIQTGKLIANTLKIDGATLSVKDEAVKNLKNGDIIKQNKFLEYQKLIGWFNPTILEDLAFYDLSFTKEKDILIGVVPRAKDMLLNAGMHRLGGLGDIIDAGLIDNTLGDIMLKDNITANDLKTIQPLISGAGIQVISDAGKISRDAILSSSTYKSDKNFWAKTIGSFSHKSSTNDGTLGYDADHYGTIIGFDGEIADNARLGFAVSYTKSDIDGDINQNIKSDTYQALIYSDIYAINDLRINLLAGVGFSENEGDKTVSIIDKTIKSKYDSKFYQAGFGIYKDVSLSNSFSLTPYFRADYIHVKNDAYTENGDEFLALSVDKQDFDSLELQAGLESKYLINDKFSLFGKAGLIVETMDDETKIDFSLISNPSKKAQIKSDAKNDLLGVVGVGFDYMPTDSLKLEFKYNGKFGDDYNNQIIGLGLNYRF; this is translated from the coding sequence ATGAACATGCGAAATCATATTCGTTTTTCTTGGCAAGAGAATAAAATTTTCTCTTTAGTTTGTGCAGTATTTATTTGTTCTAGTTTAAATGCTTCACCTATTACAAATGAGTTATTAAAAGACCCAGAACCAACTGTAGTCTATAAAATTGACGATTATGACAAAGTTAAAATTTTTAATGATAAATCTAATAGAGTGCAAGGACTAATTAAAAATGATAAAGTCACAAGCACTATAGATGGAAAACTTGAAGATAAAAGTAAAACATTAACCATAAAAGGCAAAGAAGAAACAGAAAAATCTCCAGTTTATTTATATTCTACAACGATAGGTGCTAATGAAAATACAGAAGTAAATTTATATGGTTTAAAGGGACAACATTTTCTTATAGGCGGAAAAGGTATTATCAAAAAAGATGATAAAGGTGATAAATTTCTTGATTTTATGGCTTCAGATAAAAACGCCGTAGTAAATGTTTCATTTTTAGAAGCTAAACATAATCCAGCTAGTCCTTCATGGACTGATTATTATAAAAATCAAAAAGCAGGTGTTTTTAATATAGATATATTAAATGGAACTTTAAATCTCAATATTGGCAATAAATCCCGTAGTAAAGATAATACAACAGCTGAAAAAATAAATGTAATAGGTAAAAATTCTATATTAAATGCTAGCAAAACTAGTGTTAGACCAGCTATGTCTTTTTTGATAGATGAAGGTGGAAAAGCAAATTTTGCTGATACTTATGTCTATTCGCCTGAAATTTTAGTAAAAAACGGAAAGCTAAATGCTGAAAATGGAGGGCTTTTACAAACACAAAAATTTAATGTAGGCAAAGACGGAGAGGTTAATATAAACAATGTCCGAATAAAAGGTACAAATACAGGAGTAAATAATACCATAACTATAGATGGCGGAAAACTAAATGTAACAGACCCTAAAATACAAGCTAAAAATTTTATAATAACAAACAATGGTATTGTAAACTTAACTAGTGAAAAACCTGCTGATGAAAAACTCTTAAATGAGGACAAAGCAAAAGATGAAGCAGTATTTATAGAATATGGAGGTGGTATAAATGTAGATAGCGGTAAATTTATAGCAAAAAACCTACCTTTATACAACAAAGGCAGCATAATAATAAAAAATGGAGAACTTGATATAAAAGATTCAAAAATATCAACATCTCAAAATTTCTATGTAAAAGAAGGCGGAAAAGCTACCCTAGATAATACAAAATATACGGGACAAGAAGGAATTAATGTAGAAAAAGGTGGTGAATTTAAAGCAAAGAATAAATCAAATATAAATTTTACAAATCAGTCTAGCCATATAAATGGAAAGGCAATATTTGATGATTCTACTATTAATTCAGATACTATTTTTATAAAAGATGGTGGAGAGTTTATAGTTAAAGATTCAACTGCTAAGATAAAGCAAGTAACCGCCCAAAAAGGAGGTAAAGCTGAGTTTTTAAACAGCACCATAGAAAAACACAAAAAAGGGAATTATTTTTGGAGTGCCGATGGTGGGGATATTAGTTTTATAAATTCAAATATAAACAACATCAGTAGCCTAGGTGCAGAAAATGACGGAGCTATAAATTTAGTTAATGCAAAAATAAATAATATTAGCGGAATCTTCGTACATGACGGAAAATTTAATGCTATAGATTCTGTTATAAATTTAAAAAATCACTTTGTAATAAGAGATGACAAAGGAAAAGCCATTCTTGATAACTCCAGCTTAAAAGCTAGTTCCTTAGGCGGACATATAGATTTAAAAAATAAAGTTACTCTCGATATAGAAAAAGATAAATACACATATAGATCTAACGGGGCAGATCATTCTATAGACATTTATGCAAATGTAGAAAATGCAACCGATATCATTAAAAAAGGTAAAAGTAATCTTATATTTAAAGACTACAAGGATAATTTTAAAGGAAATTTAAATATAGAAGATGGTAGTTTGACTTTAGATGGTGATTTTACATTAGCAAAGGATAAAACTTTATCAATGAAATATCAAGGTCAAAATGGTGGTATTTTAAAAGCTAATAAAATGGACTTAAAAAATGGAAATCTTTTTGTGAATTTACAAAAAGACGCAAGTGGCGTTGAAACCACAATAGCAAAAACCAAAGATGGTTTATCTTTTGACAAAAGCAAGGCGAAATTAGAGGATAATAGCCTAAATAGTGCTTACTCCCTAACTCAAAAAGACAATAATCTTATCCTAACAAAAAAAGATCTTGATGGTAGGCTAATATTAAGCAAGCTTGACCATGTCATAAAAAAGGATTCAAAAGTATATGTTGATAGTAGTGATCCTGATTATATAGATGATGCACATAAGAATAGTCGAAATGACAAAAACGAAAAAGGTCAAATAGTTAAGGTAAAAACAGAAGGTGCAAAACTTGTAATAGCAGATGTAAATGTAAAATCAAAAGGTGAAGGTGAAAATAAAGATAATGAATCTTTTGATATAACAAAAGACTCATATCTTCTTATAAATAATTCTAAAAGTGAAGTTGATGGGCTTAATATCTTAGAAAACTCCACTTTAAAACTTCAAGAAAAAAGCGATATCACAGCTACAAATTTATATGTAGATAAAACCTCAAAAATGAGTATGGAAAAAAGAGACTCCGCAGATGAAGCTGACAAAGTTAATATAATAGTAAAAAATGCGAAGCTAGATGGTATAGCAAATATAGGCAAAGATTCAACTTTTAAAGCCGAAAATTTAAATCTCGGCCAAAATTCCAAAATAGACAGTAAAGGTACACTTGAAACTAAAAGCTTAAAATTGACTGGTTCAAACATCGAAGCTTCAAATTTAAAAATAGATAAAAAAGCAACTATGAGCGGTGGTAATCTTAATATAGAAAATGCAGAATTTAATAGAGAGATAACAATAGATAAAAATACAAATTTAAAAGCTAATATTTTTAAAGCTAAAAATGGAAACCTCAACATTAATGATGCAAATATTGACTTAAAAGACGCAACTATAAATAGCAAAGTAGATGTTAAAAATTCAGCTATGAAAACTGAAAAATTAAGTCTTGCAGGAAATAGCACATTTGATAATGTAAAATACACAACTAAACATTTTGAGTTTAAAGGTGACAGCCTTCTTATAAAAAACTCGGTGTTTAATACAACAGGAGATAGTTCTTTTATAGTATCAGGCGATACAAATATAGATAACTCACAAACTAGCCACATTAATATGACATTAGGCAAAGATAAAAAAACAACAGCCGCTATAGATAACAAAACAACTTTAACTGTTAAAAATACTCTAACTTTTGGACCTAATGATGCAACTTTAAACTTAAACAATGATGCCGTTTTAAAAGTATCAAAAATAGCAAAAGATACAAGTGGGTCTCACAATATAAATGTAACAAATTCCACAGTTGAACTTCTTGATGGTGGAAAATTGTTTAGTGACTTTAAGGACAATGATTTAAATTTTAAAATTAAAAATGCTATTTTTAAAACAGATGGTGAAAAAACAATAAACCACTCTATAAGTGGTGAAAATTTCACAAAAATTGGTAAAGGCACTATAAAAACTCCTTTTAAAAACTGGAAAAATACAAAAGTAAAAGAAGGAGTGCTAAACTTCACTGATAGTGTAGTTTTTAAAGATGAAAAATTGGCTATTTCAAATGGTGCAATAGTTAAAGGCGATAAAGACGTAACTTTTGACAAATCATCAACACTGGAAATAGGAGCAAAAGGCGATGGTATAAAAAATATCCAAACTGGAAAATTAATCGCCAATACATTAAAAATAGATGGTGCAACTCTTAGTGTAAAAGATGAAGCAGTAAAAAATTTAAAAAATGGCGATATTATAAAACAAAATAAATTTTTAGAATATCAAAAATTAATTGGTTGGTTTAATCCTACTATTTTAGAAGATCTTGCTTTTTATGATTTGAGCTTTACTAAAGAGAAAGATATTTTAATAGGCGTGGTTCCAAGAGCAAAAGACATGCTTTTAAATGCAGGAATGCATAGACTTGGGGGACTTGGTGATATTATTGATGCTGGATTGATAGATAATACACTTGGTGATATTATGCTTAAAGATAATATTACTGCAAATGACTTAAAAACTATTCAACCGCTTATATCAGGTGCTGGCATACAAGTAATTTCTGATGCAGGAAAAATTTCAAGAGATGCAATTTTATCTAGCAGTACATATAAAAGTGATAAAAATTTCTGGGCTAAAACAATAGGAAGTTTTAGTCACAAAAGCTCAACTAATGATGGAACTTTAGGATATGATGCGGATCACTATGGAACCATTATAGGTTTTGATGGTGAAATAGCAGATAATGCTCGATTAGGTTTTGCTGTTTCTTATACAAAAAGCGATATTGATGGTGATATAAATCAAAATATAAAAAGTGATACATATCAAGCTTTAATTTATAGTGATATTTATGCAATAAATGATTTAAGAATTAATCTTTTAGCAGGTGTTGGTTTTTCAGAAAATGAAGGCGATAAAACAGTCTCTATTATAGATAAAACCATAAAATCAAAATACGATAGCAAATTCTATCAAGCTGGATTTGGAATCTATAAAGATGTAAGTTTAAGTAATTCTTTTTCTTTAACACCATACTTCAGAGCTGACTATATACATGTAAAAAATGATGCATACACAGAAAATGGTGACGAATTCTTAGCTTTAAGCGTAGACAAACAAGACTTTGATAGTTTAGAACTTCAAGCTGGACTTGAGTCAAAATACCTCATAAACGATAAGTTTTCTTTATTTGGAAAAGCTGGACTAATCGTAGAAACTATGGATGATGAAACAAAAATAGACTTCTCACTCATATCAAATCCTAGTAAAAAAGCTCAAATCAAATCTGATGCAAAAAATGATTTGCTCGGCGTAGTTGGGGTTGGTTTTGATTATATGCCTACAGATTCTTTAAAGTTAGAATTTAAATATAATGGAAAATTTGGCGATGACTACAACAATCAAATTATTGGACTAGGTCTTAACTATAGATTTTAA